A region from the Streptosporangium sp. NBC_01756 genome encodes:
- the pdxR gene encoding MocR-like pyridoxine biosynthesis transcription factor PdxR, whose protein sequence is MADLHLSVDRTAGGITGQIARELREAVRQGRLAAGERLPASRELAGDLGLSRGVVVEAYEQLVAEGFLISRVGAGTIVAPAASRPSGVDTRDPLADADKPYYGRRSTSPDLGAFPRGRWLASIRNALATLPADALDYGDPGGVPRLREELAAYLRRVRAAEVGPDDLVIVGGVAQGLNLTVRALAGQLPEGRAGHDLNSFVDRIAHPVPPSGRIRLAVEDPTSLRQLPLLRGAGADLVAVPVDGEGVDVEALAATGAGAVLLTPAHQYPTGVVLSPRRRAELIEWAAGTGATILEDDYDAEFRFDRDPVGCLQGLAPDRVVLTGSVSKSLAPGLRLGWVVAPPGIAESIRLARSELDLGSPVLEQYALAHLIESSGYDRHLRRMRRQYRARRDALVRALADHLPEITVRGVSAGLHLCAELPVGWDEVPTSETAQACGLAAEPMGPMRSSPGPPALVIGFARLPVHYADQAVRALADALRG, encoded by the coding sequence TTGGCCGATCTGCATCTGAGCGTCGACCGGACGGCGGGCGGGATCACCGGGCAGATCGCCCGCGAACTCAGAGAGGCCGTACGGCAGGGCAGGCTGGCGGCGGGGGAGCGGCTGCCCGCGAGCCGGGAGCTGGCCGGAGACCTCGGGCTGTCGCGTGGCGTGGTCGTGGAGGCCTACGAGCAACTCGTCGCGGAGGGATTCCTGATCTCACGGGTCGGCGCGGGCACCATCGTGGCCCCGGCGGCGAGCCGCCCCTCGGGGGTGGACACCCGCGACCCCCTGGCAGATGCGGACAAGCCCTACTACGGGCGCCGCTCCACCTCTCCCGATCTGGGTGCCTTCCCCCGCGGGCGGTGGCTCGCCTCGATCAGGAACGCGCTCGCCACCCTGCCCGCCGACGCACTGGACTACGGGGATCCCGGCGGCGTCCCCCGACTGCGCGAGGAGCTGGCCGCCTACCTGAGAAGGGTCCGCGCGGCGGAGGTCGGCCCCGATGACCTGGTGATCGTGGGCGGGGTGGCCCAGGGGCTGAACCTGACGGTCCGGGCGCTCGCCGGGCAGCTTCCCGAAGGCCGGGCCGGCCACGACCTGAACTCGTTCGTCGACCGGATCGCCCACCCCGTGCCCCCCTCCGGCCGGATCCGGCTGGCCGTCGAGGACCCGACCAGCCTGCGCCAGCTCCCGCTGCTCCGTGGGGCGGGAGCCGACCTGGTCGCGGTCCCGGTGGACGGGGAGGGCGTCGACGTCGAGGCCCTGGCCGCGACCGGGGCGGGAGCGGTGCTGCTCACCCCCGCCCATCAGTACCCCACCGGCGTGGTCCTCTCCCCCCGCCGCCGCGCCGAGCTGATCGAGTGGGCCGCCGGGACCGGCGCGACGATCCTTGAGGACGACTATGACGCGGAGTTCCGGTTCGACCGCGATCCGGTGGGCTGCCTGCAGGGACTCGCCCCCGACCGGGTGGTCCTCACGGGGAGCGTGAGCAAGTCCCTGGCCCCGGGACTCCGGCTGGGCTGGGTGGTGGCCCCGCCCGGCATCGCCGAGTCGATACGGCTGGCCCGCAGCGAGCTGGACCTGGGCTCGCCGGTTCTGGAGCAGTACGCGCTGGCCCACCTCATCGAGTCCAGCGGCTACGACCGTCATCTGAGGAGGATGCGCCGGCAGTACCGCGCCCGCCGCGACGCCCTCGTGCGGGCGCTGGCCGACCATCTTCCCGAGATCACGGTGCGCGGCGTCTCCGCCGGACTGCATCTGTGCGCCGAACTGCCCGTCGGCTGGGACGAGGTGCCGACGTCCGAGACGGCCCAGGCGTGCGGCCTCGCCGCCGAGCCGATGGGCCCGATGCGCAGCTCCCCGGGGCCGCCCGCCCTGGTCATCGGGTTCGCCCGCCTCCCCGTCCACTACGCGGACCAGGCCGTCCGCGCTCTCGCGGACGCGCTGCGGGGTTGA
- a CDS encoding TetR/AcrR family transcriptional regulator codes for MSSDMDREVTGVTARTSERGAATRVALLTAAREVFVASGFAEAGVTDVVARAGASVGSLYHHFSGKADLYLTLFDEFQTRQTQRTKQAVQEARAEGETDPMRLFVAGARAYLEGCLAEREISALFLRGDGPPGFELIVRDRLRQWAKRNATLFEDDQGALVVVLTGALAAAVSEVALSEDEDASRDLAEGVLAIIGQIRRP; via the coding sequence ATGAGCAGCGACATGGACCGGGAGGTGACAGGTGTGACCGCACGGACCTCCGAGCGGGGTGCCGCCACGCGCGTCGCACTCCTCACCGCGGCGAGGGAGGTCTTCGTCGCGAGCGGTTTCGCGGAGGCCGGGGTCACCGACGTGGTCGCCCGTGCCGGAGCGAGTGTCGGCAGCCTCTACCACCACTTCTCCGGCAAGGCCGATCTCTACCTGACGCTCTTCGACGAGTTCCAGACCCGGCAGACGCAGCGGACCAAACAGGCGGTCCAGGAGGCCCGCGCCGAGGGCGAGACGGACCCGATGCGGCTGTTCGTCGCCGGCGCCCGCGCCTACCTGGAGGGGTGCCTCGCCGAGCGCGAGATCTCCGCGCTGTTCCTGCGGGGGGACGGGCCGCCCGGCTTCGAGCTCATCGTGCGCGACCGGCTGCGCCAGTGGGCCAAGCGCAACGCCACCCTGTTCGAGGACGACCAGGGCGCGCTGGTCGTGGTCCTCACCGGCGCGCTCGCCGCCGCCGTCTCCGAGGTCGCCCTGTCCGAGGACGAGGACGCCTCCCGCGACCTCGCCGAGGGTGTGCTGGCCATCATCGGGCAGATCCGTCGCCCCTGA
- a CDS encoding TIM barrel protein: MKTAGAPISWGVCEVPGWGPQLDRERVLAEMRELGLTATELGPAGFLPPSPSRCRAMLAEYGLRAVGGFVPVVLHDSHHDPLPEVRAAMGAFRDGGLEVIVLAASTGGESYDAKPPMETSGWKTLTANLARILKNAKEFGLTVTLHPHVGTMVENPAEVERVLDGSAVPLCLDTGHLLIGGTDPGELVARAAERIAHVHLKDVDAGLAALVGSGELTYTQAVKKGLYRPLGQGDVDVSGIVTGLTAAGYDGWYVMEQDVVLGAEDDADPRENVRASLAYLKGLAGAPPGESPA; the protein is encoded by the coding sequence TTGAAGACGGCCGGTGCACCGATCTCCTGGGGCGTCTGCGAGGTCCCCGGCTGGGGACCCCAGCTCGACCGCGAACGGGTCCTCGCCGAGATGCGGGAACTGGGCCTCACCGCCACCGAGCTGGGCCCCGCCGGGTTCCTGCCGCCCTCACCGTCACGCTGCCGCGCCATGCTCGCCGAGTACGGCCTGCGCGCGGTCGGCGGGTTCGTCCCCGTGGTGCTGCACGACTCCCACCATGATCCGCTCCCGGAGGTCCGCGCCGCGATGGGCGCCTTCCGGGACGGCGGCCTGGAGGTGATCGTGCTGGCCGCCTCCACCGGAGGCGAGAGCTACGACGCCAAACCCCCCATGGAGACGAGCGGCTGGAAGACCCTGACGGCCAACCTGGCCCGGATCCTCAAGAACGCCAAGGAGTTCGGCCTCACGGTCACCCTGCACCCGCATGTGGGGACCATGGTGGAGAACCCCGCGGAGGTGGAGCGGGTGCTCGACGGCAGCGCGGTCCCGCTCTGCCTGGACACCGGCCACCTGCTCATCGGCGGCACGGACCCCGGCGAGCTGGTCGCCCGCGCCGCGGAGCGGATCGCGCACGTCCACCTCAAGGACGTCGACGCCGGACTCGCCGCACTGGTCGGGTCGGGTGAGCTGACCTACACCCAGGCGGTCAAGAAGGGTCTCTACCGCCCGCTCGGCCAGGGCGACGTGGACGTCTCCGGCATCGTCACGGGCCTGACCGCCGCCGGATACGACGGCTGGTACGTCATGGAGCAGGACGTCGTCCTCGGCGCCGAGGACGACGCCGACCCCAGGGAGAACGTCCGCGCGAGCCTGGCGTACCTGAAGGGACTCGCCGGAGCGCCCCCCGGGGAGAGTCCCGCCTGA
- the iolD gene encoding 3D-(3,5/4)-trihydroxycyclohexane-1,2-dione acylhydrolase (decyclizing), with the protein MRLTVAQALVRFLAQQWTERDGVEQRLIAGCFGIFGHGNVAGIGQALAEQGAGTADALPYYLARNEQAMVHTAVGYARARNRLSAFACTTSIGPGATNLVTGAALATINRIPVLLLPGDLFATRAATPVLQELEDPRSYDVSVNDTLRPVSRFFDRINRPEQLPSALLAAMRVLSDPAETGAVTLALPQDVQAEAADWPDELFRRRVWHVARPVPEPAALERAVELLRASRRPLIVAGGGVIYSQAAPELAAFAAGHGIPVAETQAGKGAVPYDHPCAVGGIGHTGSTAANALAREADLVIGVGTRYSDFTTASRTLFGSADFLNVNITAFDAAKHAGAALVADARQALRALEAPGAGDWRAEPGWSARAAELARHWQEQVSVLTTGDTLTQPVVVGMVNEVARPADVVVNAAGSIPGDLHKLWRAAGPGTYHVEYGYSCMGYEIAAGLGVKLADPEREVFVLVGDGSYLMMAQEIATAVQEGVKLVVVLVDNHGFASIGALSESVGARRLGTAYRMRGASGELDGGFLPVDLAANAASLGADVLRADGPESLRVALAKARGSARTTVVHVETVPGPGADTTAWWDVPIAEVSDLPEAQRARLGYERAKQAQRPYL; encoded by the coding sequence ATGAGACTGACGGTGGCCCAGGCGCTCGTGCGCTTCCTCGCCCAGCAGTGGACCGAGCGTGACGGTGTCGAGCAGCGGCTGATCGCCGGTTGTTTCGGGATCTTCGGGCACGGCAACGTGGCGGGCATCGGTCAGGCCCTGGCCGAACAGGGCGCCGGCACCGCCGACGCCCTGCCGTACTACCTGGCCCGCAACGAGCAGGCCATGGTGCACACCGCGGTCGGCTACGCGCGTGCCCGCAACCGGCTGTCCGCCTTCGCGTGCACCACCTCGATCGGGCCGGGCGCCACCAACCTGGTCACCGGCGCGGCGCTGGCCACGATCAACCGGATTCCGGTGCTGCTGCTGCCCGGCGACCTCTTCGCCACCCGCGCCGCCACCCCCGTGCTGCAGGAGCTGGAAGACCCCCGTTCCTACGACGTGAGCGTCAACGACACGCTGCGACCGGTCAGCCGCTTCTTCGACCGGATCAACCGCCCCGAACAGCTGCCCTCGGCACTGCTGGCCGCGATGCGGGTGCTGAGCGACCCGGCCGAGACCGGTGCGGTCACCCTCGCCCTGCCCCAGGACGTGCAGGCCGAGGCCGCTGACTGGCCCGACGAACTGTTTCGCCGGCGGGTCTGGCACGTGGCCCGCCCGGTGCCCGAACCGGCCGCGCTGGAACGGGCGGTCGAGTTGCTGCGGGCCTCGCGGCGGCCGCTGATCGTGGCCGGCGGCGGGGTGATCTACAGCCAGGCCGCACCGGAGCTGGCCGCCTTCGCCGCCGGGCACGGCATCCCGGTGGCTGAGACCCAGGCCGGCAAGGGCGCCGTGCCGTACGACCATCCGTGCGCGGTCGGTGGGATCGGGCACACCGGCAGCACCGCGGCCAACGCCCTGGCCCGCGAGGCGGATCTGGTCATCGGGGTGGGGACCCGCTACAGCGACTTCACCACCGCCTCGCGGACCCTGTTCGGCTCGGCGGACTTTTTGAACGTGAACATCACCGCCTTCGACGCGGCCAAGCACGCCGGTGCGGCGCTCGTCGCCGACGCCCGCCAGGCGCTGCGGGCGCTGGAGGCGCCGGGGGCCGGTGACTGGCGCGCCGAGCCCGGCTGGAGTGCCCGGGCGGCGGAGCTGGCCCGCCACTGGCAAGAGCAGGTCTCGGTGCTGACCACGGGAGACACGCTGACCCAGCCGGTGGTGGTGGGCATGGTCAACGAGGTGGCCCGGCCGGCGGACGTGGTGGTCAACGCGGCCGGGTCGATCCCCGGTGACCTGCACAAACTCTGGCGGGCCGCCGGGCCGGGGACCTATCACGTGGAGTACGGCTACTCCTGCATGGGATATGAGATCGCCGCGGGACTCGGGGTGAAACTGGCCGATCCGGAGCGGGAGGTCTTCGTGCTGGTCGGTGACGGCTCCTACCTGATGATGGCCCAGGAGATCGCCACCGCCGTGCAGGAGGGCGTCAAACTCGTCGTCGTGCTGGTCGACAACCACGGTTTCGCCTCCATCGGCGCCCTGTCGGAGTCGGTCGGGGCCCGCCGGCTGGGGACGGCGTATCGGATGCGCGGCGCCTCGGGGGAGTTGGACGGCGGGTTCCTGCCGGTGGACCTGGCGGCCAACGCGGCCAGTCTGGGTGCGGACGTGCTGCGTGCCGACGGTCCCGAGTCCCTGCGGGTGGCGCTGGCCAAGGCGCGCGGGTCGGCCCGGACCACCGTCGTGCATGTCGAGACCGTTCCGGGGCCGGGGGCCGACACCACGGCCTGGTGGGACGTGCCGATCGCCGAGGTGTCTGATCTGCCGGAGGCACAGCGGGCCCGGCTCGGCTACGAACGGGCCAAGCAGGCCCAGCGCCCCTACCTCTGA
- a CDS encoding MFS transporter → MVPTPRDRQARMATWAAFFVQGICFATLLTHVIDLQHRFGLSDGDLTLVLLLVPVIAGVGSVVAGPLAARYGSGPVLRISQLGVCGVVALSGWNDGLAGLYALSAVFGLFVGAVDAAMNMQAVAVERRYGMSVLTGFHAVWSVGSMLGAGFNTAFSALGTGLGWSFTVPVAIGAAISVVLLPRLYGRDEEKATAHTAAAAGVPWRPIIPLCLAMAFLYVGDAAVSNYGTVYMEKALGATGWLVPFAYLVYQAAMLAVRIPGDLAVRRYGPAPVVRVGAVLAAVGTLGVVVAPGALVAVLSFGLVGIGLSVIAPQSFSAAGRLGAGAETAIARVNVFNYVGFLIGAAVVGTVNDTVDVRTAFIPAAVMVALIVPLARGFQPKPEVAARG, encoded by the coding sequence ATGGTGCCGACCCCCCGCGACAGGCAGGCACGAATGGCGACCTGGGCCGCCTTCTTCGTCCAGGGCATCTGCTTCGCCACCCTGCTCACCCACGTGATCGACCTGCAGCACAGGTTCGGGCTGAGCGACGGGGACCTCACTCTCGTCCTGCTGCTCGTGCCGGTGATCGCCGGCGTCGGAAGCGTCGTGGCCGGTCCGCTGGCCGCGAGGTACGGCAGCGGACCGGTCCTGCGGATCTCCCAGTTGGGGGTCTGCGGCGTCGTGGCCCTTTCCGGGTGGAACGACGGGCTCGCCGGGCTGTACGCGCTCAGCGCCGTGTTCGGCCTCTTCGTCGGGGCGGTGGACGCGGCGATGAACATGCAGGCCGTAGCCGTCGAACGCCGCTACGGCATGAGCGTGCTGACCGGCTTCCACGCCGTGTGGAGTGTCGGTTCGATGCTGGGTGCCGGATTCAACACGGCCTTCAGCGCCCTCGGGACTGGCCTGGGCTGGTCGTTCACCGTCCCGGTGGCGATCGGCGCCGCGATCTCGGTCGTCCTACTGCCCCGGCTCTACGGCCGGGACGAGGAGAAGGCGACGGCGCACACCGCCGCGGCGGCCGGGGTGCCATGGCGGCCGATCATCCCGCTCTGCCTGGCGATGGCCTTCCTCTACGTCGGCGACGCGGCGGTCTCCAACTACGGCACCGTCTACATGGAGAAGGCGCTGGGGGCGACCGGCTGGCTGGTGCCCTTCGCCTACCTCGTCTACCAGGCGGCCATGCTCGCCGTGCGGATCCCCGGCGACCTCGCGGTACGCAGGTACGGCCCGGCCCCGGTCGTCCGGGTGGGCGCGGTGCTCGCCGCCGTCGGCACGCTGGGCGTCGTCGTCGCCCCCGGCGCCCTGGTGGCGGTCCTGTCGTTCGGCCTGGTCGGCATCGGACTGTCCGTCATCGCGCCGCAGTCGTTCTCCGCGGCCGGCCGCCTCGGCGCCGGGGCCGAGACGGCGATCGCACGGGTCAACGTGTTCAACTACGTGGGCTTCCTCATCGGCGCGGCCGTGGTCGGCACCGTCAACGACACCGTGGACGTACGGACGGCGTTCATACCGGCCGCCGTCATGGTGGCCCTGATCGTGCCACTGGCCCGGGGCTTCCAGCCCAAGCCGGAGGTCGCGGCCCGAGGATGA
- the iolC gene encoding 5-dehydro-2-deoxygluconokinase, with amino-acid sequence MIEVLTMGRVGVDVYPLQVGVSLREVETFGKYLGGSPTNVAVAASRLGRSSAVITRTGADPFGLFVHDALRSYGVDDRYVTAVPHLPTPVTFCEIRPPEDFPLFFYRSPKAPDLEIFPEELDLPAVAAVRLFWATVTGLSQEPSRSAHFAAWRVRGRRPYTVLDLDYRPMFWPSMEAARAQVRRALGQVTVAVGNLDEVEVVTGTREPYEAGRLLLEAGVELAIVKRGGAGVLGMTPEETVEVAPVPVEVVNGLGAGDAFGGALCHGLLAGWPLADTLRFANAAGAIVAGRLACAPAMPTPEEVGAVLGTEQPARTRGSER; translated from the coding sequence ATGATCGAGGTCCTGACCATGGGACGGGTGGGGGTGGACGTATATCCGCTGCAGGTGGGGGTGTCGCTGCGGGAGGTGGAGACCTTCGGCAAGTATCTGGGGGGCAGTCCCACCAATGTGGCCGTGGCCGCCTCGCGGCTGGGCCGCTCCAGCGCGGTGATCACCCGTACCGGGGCCGACCCGTTCGGCCTGTTCGTCCACGACGCGCTGCGCTCCTACGGTGTCGACGACCGCTACGTCACCGCCGTGCCGCACCTTCCCACCCCGGTGACGTTCTGCGAGATCCGGCCCCCGGAGGACTTCCCTCTCTTCTTCTACCGCTCTCCCAAGGCCCCCGACCTGGAGATCTTTCCCGAGGAGCTCGACCTCCCGGCCGTCGCCGCGGTCCGGTTGTTCTGGGCCACGGTCACCGGCCTGTCGCAGGAGCCGTCCAGGAGCGCGCACTTCGCCGCCTGGCGGGTGCGGGGACGCAGGCCGTACACGGTGCTGGATCTGGACTACCGCCCGATGTTCTGGCCGAGCATGGAGGCGGCCCGTGCCCAGGTGCGCCGGGCGCTCGGCCAGGTCACCGTGGCGGTCGGCAACCTCGACGAGGTCGAGGTCGTCACCGGCACGCGGGAGCCGTACGAGGCGGGGCGGTTGCTGCTGGAGGCCGGTGTGGAGCTGGCGATCGTCAAGCGGGGCGGTGCCGGGGTTCTCGGCATGACCCCGGAGGAGACGGTGGAGGTGGCGCCGGTGCCGGTCGAGGTGGTCAACGGGCTGGGCGCCGGGGACGCCTTCGGCGGGGCGCTCTGCCACGGGCTGCTGGCGGGCTGGCCGCTGGCGGACACGTTGCGGTTCGCCAACGCGGCGGGCGCGATCGTCGCGGGCCGACTGGCCTGCGCGCCCGCGATGCCCACCCCTGAAGAGGTGGGAGCCGTGCTCGGCACGGAGCAACCGGCCCGGACGCGAGGGAGTGAGCGTTGA
- the iolB gene encoding 5-deoxy-glucuronate isomerase, translating to MTFIPAGSTALAPWALLVTPESAGWTYAGLRLLCLSGESVEFTTGDEEMLVLPLSGSCAVECDGVRLTLHGRTSVFQTVSDFAYLPVGATVRITGTGRFAFPAARATRSFPVRYGPAREVPVEVRGAGQASRQVNNFCAPDAFDCDKLVAVEVLTPGGNWSSYPPHKHDTASEHEAVLEEIYYFEGGPGYQRVYGTHDTLAEVSGGDVVLVPHGYHGPSMAAPGYDLYYLNVLAGPAPTRSMAFCDDPRHAWIRSSWTEQAVDSRLPMTKAPR from the coding sequence ATGACCTTCATCCCTGCGGGAAGCACGGCGCTGGCCCCCTGGGCGCTGCTGGTCACCCCGGAGTCGGCCGGGTGGACCTACGCCGGCCTCCGCCTGCTCTGTCTGTCCGGCGAGAGCGTGGAGTTCACCACGGGCGACGAGGAGATGCTGGTCCTGCCCCTGTCGGGCTCGTGCGCGGTCGAGTGCGACGGTGTACGGCTCACGCTCCACGGCCGGACCTCGGTCTTCCAGACGGTCAGCGACTTCGCCTACCTGCCCGTCGGCGCGACCGTCCGGATCACCGGCACGGGCCGTTTCGCGTTCCCCGCGGCCCGGGCGACCAGGAGCTTCCCCGTCCGGTACGGCCCGGCGCGCGAGGTCCCGGTCGAGGTGCGCGGCGCGGGCCAGGCCAGCCGCCAGGTGAACAACTTCTGCGCCCCGGACGCGTTCGACTGCGACAAGCTCGTCGCGGTCGAGGTGCTGACCCCCGGCGGCAACTGGTCGTCCTACCCGCCGCACAAGCACGACACCGCCTCCGAGCACGAGGCCGTGCTGGAGGAGATCTACTACTTCGAGGGCGGCCCCGGCTACCAGCGGGTCTACGGCACCCACGACACGCTGGCCGAGGTGTCGGGAGGCGACGTGGTGCTCGTCCCGCACGGCTACCACGGCCCCTCGATGGCGGCCCCGGGCTACGACCTCTACTACCTCAACGTGCTGGCCGGACCCGCTCCGACGCGGTCCATGGCCTTCTGCGACGACCCCCGGCACGCCTGGATCCGCTCCTCCTGGACCGAACAGGCGGTCGACTCCCGCCTCCCCATGACGAAGGCGCCGCGTTGA
- a CDS encoding DUF4245 domain-containing protein, translating into MERFTQGFYGYAVAMLVCLAGVGVFLLVTPQSRTEHIPKVDYSIDVANMRHTAPYQTWSPEPVPAGWIPTSSRVTNEKGVVSWRLGFATAKRSHAMLAQSDEKPAAEFANRMANTGEVVGSVQVGGVTWEQRLRKDKDQRSLVRLLPDVTVVVTGTAQWDELSALAGSLKQQAKTAS; encoded by the coding sequence GTGGAACGGTTCACTCAGGGTTTCTACGGCTACGCGGTCGCGATGCTGGTCTGCCTCGCCGGCGTCGGCGTCTTTCTGCTGGTCACGCCGCAGAGCAGGACCGAGCACATTCCCAAGGTCGACTACTCGATCGACGTGGCCAACATGCGCCACACCGCTCCCTACCAGACGTGGTCGCCCGAGCCGGTGCCCGCCGGCTGGATTCCGACGAGCTCCCGGGTGACCAACGAGAAGGGCGTGGTGAGCTGGAGACTCGGTTTCGCCACCGCCAAGCGCTCCCACGCGATGCTCGCCCAGAGCGACGAGAAGCCTGCGGCCGAGTTCGCCAACCGGATGGCCAACACCGGCGAGGTCGTCGGCAGCGTCCAGGTCGGCGGCGTGACCTGGGAACAGCGCCTCCGCAAGGACAAGGACCAGCGCTCCCTCGTCCGGCTGCTGCCCGACGTCACGGTCGTCGTCACCGGAACCGCCCAGTGGGACGAGCTGTCGGCGCTGGCGGGATCGCTCAAGCAGCAGGCGAAGACGGCCTCCTGA
- a CDS encoding DUF1707 SHOCT-like domain-containing protein → MESSRPPAVHNQAGEPRPGDLRAGNADRERVAAVLGDALADGRLNHEEHEERLEALYRARTLGEIGALTTDLLPPEAQPLRTDVRPVVAFFGSDERSGRWVVPTRFSATAICANVTLDLREALLQSGHVTLQATVMAGTLTLIVPEGVRIEMPAAGFMAGKKNQVPPSPDGPVIEITGLVTLGSIVAKSPKRPRRPWFRR, encoded by the coding sequence GTGGAAAGCTCCCGGCCTCCGGCCGTTCACAACCAGGCGGGCGAGCCGCGCCCCGGCGACCTGCGGGCGGGCAACGCCGACCGGGAACGGGTGGCCGCCGTGCTGGGCGACGCGCTCGCCGACGGCCGGCTGAACCACGAGGAGCACGAGGAGCGGCTCGAAGCGCTGTACCGTGCCCGCACCCTGGGCGAGATCGGCGCACTCACCACCGACCTGCTCCCACCCGAGGCTCAGCCGCTGCGGACCGACGTCCGCCCGGTCGTGGCCTTCTTCGGCTCGGATGAGCGCTCGGGCCGCTGGGTGGTGCCCACCCGCTTCTCCGCCACCGCGATCTGCGCCAACGTCACGCTCGACCTGCGCGAGGCGCTGCTCCAGTCCGGCCACGTGACCCTCCAGGCCACCGTGATGGCCGGGACCCTCACGCTGATCGTCCCCGAGGGCGTCCGGATCGAGATGCCCGCCGCCGGCTTCATGGCCGGGAAGAAGAACCAGGTGCCGCCCTCGCCCGACGGCCCGGTCATCGAGATCACCGGCCTCGTCACGCTGGGCAGCATCGTCGCCAAGTCGCCCAAGCGGCCCCGCCGGCCCTGGTTCCGCCGCTGA
- the glpX gene encoding class II fructose-bisphosphatase has product MSDQTSVPAALATGAHAPDRNLALELVRVTEAAAMAAARWVGRGDKNGADGAAVNAMRQLINTVSMSGVVVIGEGEKDNAPMLYNGEQVGDGSGAACDVAVDPIDGTRLTALGMPNGISVIAVSERGSMYDPSAVFYMDKLVTGPEAAGSVDINAPVADNIAAVARAKGGEPSDVTVVVLDRPRHEKLIREIRDTGARIRLITDGDVAGAIMAARAGTGVDLMLGVGGTPEGIIAACALKCLGGVIQGRLWPQDDAERRRALDAGLDLDATLSTDDLVRSDDVFFAATGITDGELMQGVRYRGGHAVTSSLVMRGRSGTIRKIESEHQLWKLRAYSAINFDSAS; this is encoded by the coding sequence ATGTCCGATCAGACATCCGTACCCGCCGCGCTCGCCACGGGCGCACACGCGCCCGACCGCAACCTCGCTCTCGAACTCGTCAGGGTGACCGAGGCCGCCGCGATGGCGGCGGCCCGCTGGGTCGGGCGCGGCGACAAGAACGGCGCCGACGGCGCCGCGGTGAACGCGATGCGCCAGTTGATCAACACGGTGTCGATGAGCGGTGTGGTGGTGATCGGCGAGGGGGAGAAGGACAACGCGCCGATGCTCTACAACGGCGAGCAGGTCGGGGATGGCAGCGGCGCCGCGTGCGACGTGGCCGTGGACCCGATTGACGGCACCCGGCTGACGGCGCTCGGCATGCCCAACGGCATCTCGGTCATCGCGGTCAGCGAGCGCGGCTCGATGTACGACCCGTCAGCGGTCTTCTACATGGACAAACTGGTCACCGGCCCCGAGGCCGCCGGGTCGGTGGATATCAACGCACCGGTGGCCGACAACATCGCCGCGGTGGCCCGGGCCAAGGGCGGCGAGCCCTCGGACGTGACCGTGGTCGTCCTCGACCGGCCGCGCCACGAGAAGCTCATCAGGGAGATCCGGGACACCGGCGCGCGGATCAGGCTCATCACCGACGGCGACGTGGCCGGAGCGATCATGGCCGCCCGCGCCGGCACCGGCGTGGATCTGATGCTGGGCGTCGGCGGCACGCCCGAGGGCATCATCGCGGCCTGCGCGCTCAAGTGCCTGGGCGGTGTCATCCAGGGCCGGCTGTGGCCGCAGGACGACGCCGAGCGCCGCCGGGCGCTGGACGCCGGCCTCGATCTGGACGCCACGCTGAGCACCGACGACCTGGTCAGATCGGACGACGTGTTCTTCGCGGCCACCGGCATCACCGACGGCGAGCTCATGCAGGGGGTCCGCTACCGGGGCGGTCACGCGGTCACCAGTTCCCTGGTCATGCGGGGTCGTTCCGGCACGATCCGCAAGATCGAGAGTGAGCACCAGCTCTGGAAGCTGCGCGCCTACAGCGCGATCAACTTCGACAGCGCGAGCTGA
- a CDS encoding exodeoxyribonuclease VII small subunit, whose translation MADEKTPSYEQAREELTEVVRRLEAGGLTLEQSIELWERGEKLASLCEEWLQGARVKLAAAMAQRRQPDLSGDAPF comes from the coding sequence GAAGACACCGTCGTACGAGCAGGCACGCGAGGAGCTGACCGAGGTGGTCCGCCGCCTGGAGGCGGGCGGGCTCACACTGGAGCAGTCGATCGAGCTCTGGGAGCGTGGCGAGAAGCTGGCGTCGCTGTGCGAGGAGTGGCTCCAGGGCGCCCGGGTGAAGCTGGCCGCCGCCATGGCGCAGCGCAGGCAGCCCGACCTCTCCGGCGACGCGCCCTTCTGA